A single window of Dermochelys coriacea isolate rDerCor1 chromosome 14, rDerCor1.pri.v4, whole genome shotgun sequence DNA harbors:
- the NPLOC4 gene encoding nuclear protein localization protein 4 homolog produces the protein MAETIIIRVQSPEGVKRITAAKRETVATFLKKVAKEFGFRNNGFSVYVNRNRTGEITASQNKSLHLLKIKHGDMLFLFPSSPAGSSSENMDISISQGQLRPLGVPHLVEDEIDQYLIKQDGKIYRNRDQQLCRHGPLGKCVHCVPLEPFDEDYLNHLEPPVKHMSFHAYIRKLTGGADKGKFVALENISCKIKSGCEGHPPWPEGICTKCQPSAITLNRQKYRHVDNIMFENHTLADRFLDFWRKTGNQHFGYLYGRYTEHKDIPLGIRAEVAAIYEPPQIGTQNSLELLEDPKAEVVDEIAAKLGLRKVGWIFTDLVSEDTRKGTVRYSRNKDTYFLSAEECITAGNFQNRQPNICRLSPDGHFGSKFVTVMATGGPDNQVHFEGYQVSNQCMALVRDECLLPCRDAPELGYAKESSSEQYVPDVFYKDIDKFGNEITQLARPLPVEYLIIDITTTFPKDPVYTFSISQNPFPIENRDVLGETQDFHSLATYLSQNTSSVFLDIISDFHLLLFLVTNEVMPLQDSISLLLEAVRTRNEELAQTWKKSEQWATIEQLCSTVGVQVSGLHEYGAMGSSTHPASSAMWACQHCTFMNQPGTGHCEMCSLPRT, from the exons GTTGCAAAAGAGTTTGGCTTCAGGAATAATGGCTTTTCTGTGTACGTCAATAGAAACAGGACTGGTGAGATTACAGCCTCACAGAACAAATCCCTCCATCTACTGAAAATCAA ACATGGTGATATGTTGTTCCTCTTCCCCTCGAGCCCTGCTGGCTCTTCCTCTGAGAACATGGACATCTCTATCTCCCAAGGGCAGTTGCGCCCCTTGGGGGTCCCTCACTTGGTGGAAGATGAGATCGACCAGTACCTAATCAAACAGGATGGGAAGATTTACAGGAATCGAGACCAGCAACT ATGTCGACATGGCCCTTTGGGTAAATGTGTGCATTGCGTACCACTAGAG CCTTTTGATGAAGATTATTTAAACCATCTGGAACCTCCTGTGAAGCATATGTCATTCCATGCCTACATCAGGAAGCTGACCGGAGGAGCAGACAA GGGGAAGTTTGTTGCACTGGAAAACATCAGCTGCAAGATTAAATCTGGATGTGAGGGGCATCCTCCCTGGCCAGAAGGCATTTGCACCAAGTGTCAGCCAAGTGCTATCACTCTCAACAGACAG AAATACAGGCACGTTGACAACATAATGTTTGAGAACCACACGCTTGCTGATCGCTTCCTCGACTTCTGGAGAAAGACAGGGAACCAGCATTTTGGGTACTTATATGGACGATATACAGAGCACAAGGACATCCCGCTGGGTATCAGGGCTGAGGTAGCTGCCATCTATGAACCTCCACAG ATTGGCACACAGAACAGCCTGGAGCTCCTAGAAGATCCGAAAGCCGAGGTTGTGGATGAGATTGCTGCAAAACTTGGCCTGAGAAAG GTTGGCTGGATATTTACGGATCTGGTCTCTGAAGATACACGGAAGGGGACTGTTCGATACAGCAGAAACAAG GACACGTATTTTTTAAGTGCAGAAGAGTGCATCACTGCTGGAAATTTTCAGAACCGGCAACCCAACATATGTCGCCTGTCTCCAGATGGTCACTTTGGATCCAAATTTGTCACTGTTATGGCTACAG GTGGTCCCGACAACCAGGTCCACTTTGAGGGTTACCAAGTCTCTAATCAGTGCATGGCACTGGTACGGGATGAGTGCCTGCTGCCATGCCGGGATGCACCAGAACTCGGATACGCGAAGGAGTCCAGCAGTGAGCAATATGTGCCTGATGTATTCTATAAG GACATAGACAAATTTGGCAACGAGATCACTCAGCTGGCTCGCCCGCTCCCTGTTGAGTACCTAATCATAGAT ATTACCACAACTTTCCCCAAGGATCCAGTTTACACGTTTTCTATTTCTCAAAATCCGTTCCCTATTGAGAACCGTGACGTGCTGGGAGAAACTCAG GACTTCCACAGCTTGGCCACGTACCTATCTCAAAACACTTCCTCTGTTTTCCTAGACATCATCTCTGATTTCCATCTGCTCCTTTTTCTGGTCACCAATGAGGTCATGCCTCTGCAG GACAGCATCAGCTTGCTGCTGGAGGCAGTGAGGACCAGGAACGAGGAGCTGGCGCAGACCTGGAAGAAATCGGAGCAATGGGCCACCATTGAACAGCTCTGTA GCACAGTTGGAGTCCAAGTCTCGGGGCTCCATGAATATGGTGCCATGGGCAGTTCAACACATCCTGCATCCTCAGCCATGTGGGCTTGCCAACACTGCACCTTCATGAACCAGCCTGGCACGGGCCACTGCGAGATGTGCAGCCTCCCCAGGACCTAG